A genomic stretch from Methylorubrum extorquens includes:
- a CDS encoding Transcriptional regulator, AraC family (Evidence 2b : Function from indirect experimental evidences (e.g. phenotypes); Product type r : regulator), translating to MTTDLSGLAALIERQWHRFGRETPTDGLLLNRAETPSGPIRSVYRPSFCVVAQGAKATLLGETGFRYAAGQALFASLDLAVTARITEASSARPYLALSLAIDLDALADLLSAQAETLAEEAAPAPAFAPLRTVTLDPDLCNPLARLLTLLDHPRDLPVLAPLIGREIVWRLLGGPLGPALRQVGLPESHAARIGRATAWIREHYAETLRVADLAALARMSPASFHRHFKAVTTMTPVQFQKQVRLHEARRLLLAAGDVAGVGYAIGYESPSQFSRDYRRLFGAPPGRDGAAIRARLTAEPTLP from the coding sequence ATGACGACCGACCTTTCCGGCCTTGCGGCGCTGATCGAACGGCAATGGCATCGCTTCGGCCGGGAGACACCGACTGACGGGCTGCTCCTCAACCGCGCCGAGACGCCGAGCGGGCCGATCCGCTCGGTCTACCGCCCCTCCTTCTGCGTCGTGGCGCAGGGCGCCAAGGCGACGCTGCTCGGGGAAACCGGCTTCCGCTACGCCGCGGGCCAAGCGCTGTTCGCCTCGCTCGATCTCGCCGTCACGGCCCGGATCACCGAGGCGAGCTCGGCGCGGCCCTATCTCGCGCTCAGCCTCGCGATCGATCTCGACGCCCTGGCCGACCTGCTCAGCGCCCAGGCGGAGACCCTTGCGGAGGAAGCCGCGCCCGCCCCGGCTTTCGCGCCGCTGCGCACCGTCACGCTCGACCCCGACCTGTGCAATCCTCTCGCGCGCCTCCTGACCCTGCTCGATCACCCGCGCGACCTGCCGGTGCTGGCACCGCTGATCGGGCGGGAAATTGTCTGGCGCCTGCTCGGTGGCCCGCTCGGCCCGGCCCTGCGGCAGGTCGGCCTGCCCGAGAGCCACGCCGCGCGGATCGGCCGGGCGACGGCCTGGATTCGCGAGCACTATGCCGAAACCCTGCGCGTGGCCGATCTGGCGGCGTTGGCGCGTATGAGCCCCGCGAGCTTCCACCGTCATTTCAAGGCGGTGACGACGATGACGCCGGTCCAGTTTCAGAAGCAGGTCCGGCTGCACGAGGCGCGCCGCCTGCTGCTCGCCGCCGGAGACGTGGCAGGCGTGGGCTACGCCATCGGCTACGAGAGCCCGTCGCAGTTCAGTCGCGACTATCGCCGTCTGTTCGGAGCTCCGCCGGGCCGGGACGGCGCCGCGATCCGCGCGCGTCTCACCGCCGAGCCGACGCTGCCGTGA
- a CDS encoding Putative oxidoreductase, aldo/keto reductase family (Evidence 3 : Putative function from multiple computational evidences; Product type e : enzyme), giving the protein MRMRPLGRSGLFVSELCLGTMTFGGSEGFWGQIGRLGQDEADTLVKTALDAGINFIDTANVYAGGMSEHILGQSLKNLGIPRDDVVVATKVLGPMGEGPNARGASRGHILSQCKASLARLGLDHIDLYQIHGFDPATPIAETLEALDTLVRHGHVRYLGLSNWAAWQVMKAIGIAEMRRLAPIVSLQAYYTLVGRDLEREIAPMLTAEGVGLMVWSPLAGGYLSGKYDGEGAAADGRRTTFDFPPVDRTRGAVTLDAMRGIAEARGCSVAQVALAWLLHRDVVTSVIVGAKRVGQLEDNIAATRVRLDADDLARLDAATRLPPEYPGWMLERQGAYRA; this is encoded by the coding sequence ATGCGCATGCGCCCTCTCGGCCGGAGCGGCCTGTTCGTGTCCGAACTCTGCCTCGGCACCATGACCTTCGGCGGAAGCGAGGGTTTCTGGGGCCAGATCGGCCGGCTCGGCCAGGACGAGGCCGACACCCTCGTGAAGACCGCGTTGGACGCCGGCATCAACTTCATCGACACCGCCAACGTCTACGCGGGCGGGATGAGCGAGCACATCCTCGGCCAGTCGCTCAAGAATCTCGGCATTCCCCGCGACGACGTGGTGGTCGCCACCAAGGTGCTGGGTCCGATGGGCGAGGGCCCGAATGCCCGCGGCGCCTCGCGAGGGCACATCCTCAGCCAGTGCAAGGCGAGTCTGGCCCGGCTCGGCCTCGACCATATCGACCTCTACCAGATCCACGGCTTCGACCCGGCGACCCCGATCGCGGAGACGCTGGAGGCGCTCGACACCCTCGTGCGTCACGGCCATGTCCGCTACCTCGGCCTGTCGAACTGGGCGGCGTGGCAGGTGATGAAGGCGATCGGCATCGCCGAGATGCGCCGGCTCGCGCCCATCGTCTCGCTTCAGGCCTACTACACCCTGGTCGGGCGCGACCTGGAGCGCGAGATCGCGCCGATGCTGACCGCCGAGGGCGTGGGTCTGATGGTGTGGAGCCCGCTCGCCGGCGGCTACCTCTCGGGCAAGTATGACGGCGAGGGCGCGGCGGCGGATGGGCGGCGCACCACCTTCGATTTCCCGCCGGTCGATCGGACCCGCGGCGCCGTCACGCTCGATGCCATGCGCGGAATCGCCGAGGCGAGAGGGTGCAGCGTGGCGCAGGTGGCGCTCGCGTGGCTTCTCCACCGGGACGTGGTCACCAGCGTCATCGTCGGCGCCAAGCGCGTCGGGCAGCTCGAGGACAACATCGCCGCAACGCGGGTGCGGCTCGACGCCGACGACCTCGCCCGGCTCGACGCGGCCACCCGGCTGCCCCCGGAATATCCCGGCTGGATGCTGGAGCGCCAGGGCGCCTACCGGGCCTGA
- a CDS encoding putative Glutamine amidotransferase, class-I family protein (guaA-like) (Evidence 3 : Putative function from multiple computational evidences; Product type e : enzyme), with protein sequence MNIAILETGHPPERLGGRFPSYGAMVEALIGDGHAFTGFDVTAGHWPEAPEAFDAFVITGSPASVYDATPWVEDLLAFLRGLDRSKKLVGLCFGHQALAQAFGGRVERSQRGWGLGLHAYAVAERAPFMDDAETIAIPVSHQDQVVALPPGARVLAGSTFTPYGVLAWSDRPALSFQCHPEFAPDYARALTDGHRAGASDPALVPAALASLEAPHDSARVAGWIRRFLRD encoded by the coding sequence ATGAACATCGCCATCCTCGAGACCGGCCACCCGCCCGAGCGGCTGGGCGGGCGCTTTCCCTCCTACGGCGCGATGGTGGAGGCGCTGATCGGCGATGGCCACGCCTTCACTGGCTTCGACGTGACGGCCGGCCACTGGCCCGAGGCGCCGGAGGCGTTCGACGCCTTCGTCATCACCGGCTCGCCCGCCTCGGTCTATGACGCGACCCCTTGGGTCGAGGATCTGCTCGCCTTCCTGCGCGGCCTCGATCGCTCGAAGAAGCTCGTCGGCCTCTGCTTCGGACATCAGGCCCTGGCGCAGGCCTTCGGCGGGCGGGTGGAGCGGTCACAGCGCGGCTGGGGCCTCGGGCTCCACGCCTACGCGGTAGCGGAGCGCGCGCCCTTCATGGACGACGCGGAGACGATCGCCATCCCGGTGAGCCATCAGGATCAGGTCGTGGCCCTGCCGCCCGGCGCGCGGGTGCTCGCGGGTAGCACCTTCACGCCCTACGGCGTGCTGGCCTGGAGCGACCGCCCCGCCCTCTCCTTCCAGTGCCACCCGGAATTCGCGCCGGACTATGCCCGTGCGCTCACCGACGGACACCGGGCCGGGGCGAGCGACCCGGCCCTGGTGCCGGCGGCTTTGGCGTCGCTGGAAGCGCCGCATGACAGCGCGCGCGTAGCCGGCTGGATCCGGCGCTTCCTGCGGGACTAG
- a CDS encoding putative transcriptional regulator, ArsR family (Evidence 3 : Putative function from multiple computational evidences; Product type r : regulator), translated as MQRVFEALASSVRRQILAYLSHTELNAGDIAARFAMSKASISQHLSILEAAGLVESERRGQFIFYRQTPDSLINALHGFAQEACPTSRPLKRESAALAKDVTREDR; from the coding sequence ATGCAGCGCGTCTTCGAAGCCCTGGCATCGTCCGTCCGGCGCCAGATTTTAGCCTACCTCTCTCATACCGAGCTCAACGCTGGCGATATCGCTGCGCGTTTCGCCATGTCGAAGGCATCCATCTCCCAGCATTTGTCGATCCTCGAGGCGGCCGGGCTGGTAGAAAGCGAGCGCCGCGGGCAGTTCATCTTCTACCGACAGACGCCGGACAGTTTGATCAACGCCCTGCATGGCTTTGCGCAGGAAGCATGCCCAACAAGCCGTCCGCTCAAGCGGGAGAGTGCAGCCTTGGCAAAGGACGTTACCCGCGAAGATCGCTGA
- a CDS encoding fatty acid desaturase (Evidence 2b : Function from indirect experimental evidences (e.g. phenotypes); Product type e : enzyme): MTEAPRCTSTTRMIADAHTSAADGHLEWAPAKSLWIGGMLAAALLLGPIFVTPGAVALFLVTTVITLCAGHSIGMHRLLVHRSFSAKPWVEYVLVYLGTLVGMAGPIGMVRLHDMRDWAQRQPACHDLHANRLPLLRDAVLQMHARLVLTHPPLFVVEPRIAGDRIFRWLEASWMLQQLPWAVLFYAIGGLPWLVWGIPVRVAVSLTGHWLVVHLTHRHGPQGWVVDGESVHGHDLPAAAWLTFGEAWHSTHHAWPESARLGTEPGQADPGWRLLQGLERLGLVWDLKQPGVLQPRPGVRKLQGPTTS, encoded by the coding sequence ATGACCGAAGCGCCCCGATGCACCTCGACGACCCGCATGATCGCCGATGCCCACACGTCGGCAGCTGACGGTCACTTGGAATGGGCGCCGGCTAAGTCACTTTGGATCGGTGGCATGCTGGCTGCAGCCCTGCTGCTTGGCCCGATTTTCGTGACGCCCGGGGCTGTCGCGCTGTTCCTGGTGACGACCGTCATCACGCTCTGTGCAGGCCATTCGATCGGGATGCATCGGTTGCTGGTGCATCGCAGCTTCTCGGCAAAGCCCTGGGTCGAATATGTTTTGGTCTACCTGGGGACCTTGGTTGGAATGGCAGGTCCGATCGGCATGGTCCGCCTCCATGACATGCGCGATTGGGCGCAGCGGCAGCCCGCTTGCCACGATCTCCACGCCAATCGACTTCCGCTCCTGCGTGACGCGGTGTTGCAGATGCACGCCCGACTCGTACTGACTCATCCCCCTCTGTTCGTTGTGGAGCCGAGGATCGCAGGTGACCGGATCTTTCGTTGGCTGGAAGCGAGCTGGATGCTGCAGCAACTGCCATGGGCCGTCCTGTTCTATGCGATAGGCGGGCTGCCGTGGTTGGTTTGGGGTATTCCGGTCCGGGTCGCCGTATCGTTGACCGGGCACTGGCTTGTCGTGCACTTGACCCATCGCCATGGACCCCAGGGCTGGGTGGTCGATGGTGAGTCCGTTCACGGACATGACTTACCGGCAGCGGCCTGGCTCACCTTCGGCGAAGCTTGGCATTCAACGCATCACGCATGGCCGGAGTCGGCACGCCTTGGAACGGAACCAGGTCAAGCCGATCCAGGCTGGCGGCTGCTGCAAGGCCTGGAACGTCTCGGCCTCGTCTGGGATTTGAAGCAGCCCGGCGTTCTGCAACCTCGGCCCGGCGTTCGAAAGCTTCAGGGACCAACGACCTCGTAG
- a CDS encoding permease; putative ethanolamine transporter (Evidence 2b : Function from indirect experimental evidences (e.g. phenotypes); Product type t : transporter), giving the protein MPTPSTTLDKSLNAFHLWGIAVGLVISGEYFGWSYGWAKGGTLGFLVTTLCVAAMYVAFIFSFTELTTAIPQAGGPFAYALRAFGPTGAAVAGYATLIEFVFAPPAISLAIGAYLNVQYPGLDPKHAALGAYLLFMGLNIVGVRIAAAFELCVTVLAVAELLVFMGVVAPAFRLDNFTAGGWAGGDSFGPAAIGGIFAAIPFAIWFFLAIEGVAMAAEEAKDPKRTIPIAYITGVLTLTALAFGVMLFAGAAGDWKSLSDLNDPLPQAMKRVVGESSGWLHMLVWLGLFGLVASFHGIIMGYARQIFALARAGFLPIMFARVHPRFQTPHVSTLAGGIVGIAAIYSDNLISVAGQSLTASIVTMAVFGALTMYVMSMAALFRLRASEPDLARPYWAPLYPYAPAFALVMAVVCLIALIVYNPLIFAIFAAVMSAAVLLVRLKAKPAAPATVSAYDPAL; this is encoded by the coding sequence ATGCCGACGCCTTCGACCACGCTCGACAAGAGCCTCAACGCCTTCCATCTCTGGGGCATTGCCGTCGGGCTCGTGATCTCGGGCGAGTATTTCGGCTGGAGCTACGGCTGGGCGAAAGGAGGCACCCTCGGCTTCCTCGTCACCACCCTGTGCGTGGCCGCGATGTATGTGGCCTTCATCTTCAGCTTCACCGAACTCACCACCGCGATCCCGCAGGCGGGCGGCCCCTTCGCCTATGCGCTCCGGGCCTTCGGTCCCACGGGGGCGGCGGTGGCCGGCTACGCCACGCTGATCGAGTTCGTTTTCGCGCCCCCCGCGATCTCGCTCGCCATCGGCGCCTATCTCAACGTCCAGTATCCGGGGCTCGACCCCAAGCACGCGGCGCTCGGCGCCTACCTGCTGTTCATGGGCCTCAACATCGTCGGCGTGCGCATCGCCGCCGCCTTCGAGCTGTGCGTCACCGTACTGGCGGTGGCCGAGCTTCTGGTCTTCATGGGCGTCGTCGCCCCGGCCTTCCGTCTTGACAACTTCACGGCTGGCGGCTGGGCCGGAGGGGACAGCTTCGGTCCGGCGGCCATCGGCGGCATCTTTGCCGCGATCCCCTTCGCGATCTGGTTCTTCCTCGCCATCGAGGGTGTGGCCATGGCCGCGGAGGAAGCGAAAGACCCCAAGCGCACCATCCCCATCGCCTACATCACCGGCGTGCTGACGCTGACCGCACTCGCCTTCGGGGTGATGCTGTTCGCCGGCGCCGCCGGGGATTGGAAAAGCCTGTCCGACCTCAACGATCCCCTGCCCCAGGCGATGAAGCGGGTGGTGGGCGAGTCGAGCGGCTGGCTGCACATGCTGGTCTGGCTCGGCCTGTTCGGCCTCGTCGCCTCGTTCCACGGCATCATCATGGGCTATGCCCGCCAGATCTTCGCGCTCGCCCGCGCCGGCTTCCTGCCCATCATGTTCGCGCGGGTGCATCCGCGTTTTCAGACGCCGCACGTGTCGACGCTGGCGGGCGGGATCGTCGGCATCGCCGCGATCTACAGCGACAACCTGATCAGTGTCGCTGGGCAGTCGCTCACCGCCAGCATCGTGACGATGGCGGTGTTCGGTGCCCTCACCATGTACGTGATGAGCATGGCCGCGCTGTTCCGCCTGCGCGCCAGCGAGCCGGACCTCGCCCGGCCCTACTGGGCACCGCTCTACCCCTACGCGCCGGCCTTCGCGCTCGTCATGGCCGTGGTCTGTCTCATAGCGCTCATCGTCTACAACCCGCTGATCTTCGCGATCTTCGCCGCGGTGATGAGTGCGGCCGTTCTGCTGGTGCGGCTCAAGGCCAAGCCTGCGGCTCCGGCGACGGTTTCCGCCTACGATCCGGCGCTCTAG
- a CDS encoding protein of unknown function, lamin-like protein (Evidence 5 : Unknown function), whose amino-acid sequence MDLDSPCPITSESGLPVQPSEWAMFGVEVRLDDALGLVKQAADTIHDLQRWKEMIEPQALNLIQSVQQERVRWQSERSALMNEISECRLTITATKMALRTALSEKEILSRRYHEAKAAAASSETRACAAEELLAFIYKTFNVELSEHPATGRIAQIPFDPAG is encoded by the coding sequence ATGGACCTCGACAGCCCATGCCCGATCACCAGCGAGAGCGGCCTGCCGGTCCAGCCCTCCGAATGGGCCATGTTCGGCGTCGAAGTCAGGCTCGACGACGCATTGGGTCTGGTGAAGCAAGCCGCGGACACGATCCATGACTTGCAGCGCTGGAAGGAGATGATCGAGCCGCAGGCGCTGAACCTGATTCAAAGCGTCCAGCAGGAACGAGTCCGATGGCAATCGGAACGATCGGCGCTGATGAACGAAATCAGCGAGTGCCGGCTGACGATCACCGCGACGAAGATGGCGCTGCGAACGGCGCTTTCGGAAAAAGAGATCCTGTCGCGTCGCTATCATGAGGCGAAAGCCGCAGCGGCCTCATCCGAGACGCGCGCCTGCGCGGCGGAGGAGCTGCTCGCCTTCATCTACAAGACCTTCAATGTCGAGCTGAGCGAACATCCGGCAACGGGACGTATCGCTCAAATCCCGTTCGATCCGGCCGGCTAA
- a CDS encoding protein of unknown function, putative chaperone-like protein (Evidence 5 : Unknown function) — MRAWQANVTRPGDKIINFSPATSDTASASDGGTASPPQRDWVSAIDLVQEAAEAIRISEERAVDLENQLRSVISQAEDEVRQLQKTLASNQVLLSQAEDRARRAEARAKEAETWLVRIYDAVFTAFGSKNKPVPAETGDIGQDAP; from the coding sequence ATGCGGGCTTGGCAGGCCAACGTGACGCGACCGGGAGACAAGATCATCAATTTCTCGCCCGCCACCTCCGACACCGCATCCGCCTCCGACGGGGGCACGGCCTCGCCGCCGCAGCGCGACTGGGTCTCCGCGATCGACCTCGTGCAGGAGGCTGCCGAAGCGATCCGGATCAGCGAAGAGCGCGCCGTCGATCTCGAGAACCAGCTCCGAAGCGTCATCAGCCAAGCTGAGGACGAGGTGCGGCAGCTCCAGAAGACGCTCGCCTCGAACCAGGTCCTGCTGAGCCAAGCGGAGGACCGCGCCCGTCGCGCCGAGGCGCGTGCCAAGGAGGCGGAAACCTGGCTGGTCCGCATCTATGACGCCGTGTTCACGGCCTTCGGCTCGAAGAACAAGCCCGTCCCCGCGGAGACCGGCGACATCGGACAGGACGCGCCGTAA